One Setaria viridis chromosome 5, Setaria_viridis_v4.0, whole genome shotgun sequence genomic region harbors:
- the LOC117859004 gene encoding uncharacterized protein — translation MVEGGDGGQAGLRFLLQFDPGRPGFDRTLLGVSLSALLSRLLGWSKDGGGQGRLSVAIAGEEGGGGGGGSGNSAVSAAALAAAVSFCLAAMYASDQRPRRAPPLPRQRRRLPAPDSAARLRALPAPDDGLRILSSNDESLENVIHGASIGAGDDEPDIVARVQMDTTTAEIVGANADDETKQDPSEQEERQELERQEHERLRELWLSLLEREQRLELRLQELEGLRAQVATLRELEGRVAAAAVEERRLQLKVSTLQDENGRLRAQVEELDTARAELARAKEKLRAIKARVQAEQEEARREAAVLRAKVADLERGGEETAGALAAEIAELRKANAALEEENLELALRLQDAQQAASSVDPVLEEDMAEEARYLRESNERLTRQIEQLHNDHCAHVEELVYLKWVNACLRHELRDHDGHPTTEQQDHHHDDNAGAGDLSALELSKSMSFRSSERAKQLMLRYGHPGLEGFDPALISPLHESVDGDGDERSPARNYYEPERSPYARSEKTMAASAAAGSAAAAPGKKAGPRKLKFLGNIKKLLPGGKRGHSSHGHGHAGRDSSRKAPAPSDEYLEKAMQWLSAHDAFDGGDHSYESTPLSSCARTPLSSVTTATTADSRARGGGGHSERGETTTRAEAGPTMARSRSDAGRSYGREASRYHALRPDHPAGGGIEPDGSRAPEKREPRRRSEELRSPAVA, via the exons ATGGTGGAGGGGGGCGACGGAGGACAAGCCGGGCTGAGGTTCCTCCTCCAGTTCGATCCGGGAAGGCCGGGCTTCGATCGCACCCTGCTCGGCGTCTCGCTCTCCGCGCTGCTCAGCCGCCTTCTCGGATGGAGCAAGGACGGCGGTGGCCAGGGGAGACTGTCCGTGGCGATCGCGGgggaggaaggtggcggcggcggcggcggctccgggaACTCCGCCGtgtccgccgccgcgcttgcCGCGGCGGTTTCTTTTTGTCTCGCGGCGATGTACGCGTCTGACCAGAGGCCtcgccgcgcaccgccgctgccgcggcagcgACGGCGCCTACCGGCGCCGGATTCAG CTGCTAGGCTTCGTGCTCTGCCAGCGCCCGACGATGGGCTCAGGATTCTGTCGTCAAAC GATGAATCTTTGGAAAACGTGATTCACGGCGCGTccatcggcgccggagacgaCGAGCCGGATATTGTCGCGCGAGTGCAGATGGATACTACGACGGCCGAAATCGTCGGAGCAAATGCCGACGACGAAACAAAGCAAGACCCATCGGAGCAAGAAGAGCGGCAGGAGCTCGAGCGGCAAGAGCACGAGCGGCTCAGGGAGCTGTGGCTGTCGCTGCTGGAGCGGGAGCAGAGGCTGGAGCTCCGGCTGCAGGAGCTCGAAGGCCTCAGGGCGCAGGTGGCCACCCTGCGGGAGCTCGagggccgcgtcgccgccgccgccgtggaggagcGGCGCCTGCAGCTCAAGGTCTCCACGCTGCAGGATGAGAACGGGAGGCTCAGAGCACAGGTGGAGGAGCTCGACACCGCCCGCGCCGAGCTGGCGCGCGCCAAGGAGAAGCTGCGCGCGATCAAGGCGCGGGTGCAGgccgagcaggaggaggcgcggcgcgaGGCGGCTGTGCTCCGGGCGAAGGTGGCGGACCTggagaggggcggcgaggaGACGGCTGGTGCGCTGGCTGCAGAGATTGCGGAGCTGCGGAAGGCGAACGCCGCGCTGGAGGAGGAGAACTTGGAGCTTGCCCTCAGGCTGCAGGATGCACAACAGGCTGCGTCCTCTGTTGATCCAGTTCTTGAG GAGGACATGGCTGAGGAGGCGAGGTACCTGAGGGAGAGCAACGAGAGGCTGACCAGGCAGATCGAGCAGCTTCACAACGACCACTGCGCGCACGTCGAGGAGCTCGTCTACCTCAAGTGGGTCAACGCCTGCCTCCGCCACGAGCTCCGCGACCATGACGGCCACCCCACTACCGAGCAACAGGACCACCACCACGATGAcaacgccggcgccggagacctGTCGGCCCTGGAGCTGAGCAAGAGCATGAGCTTCCGCTCCAGCGAGAGGGCCAAGCAGCTGATGCTCCGGTACGGCCACCCCGGCCTCGAAGGCTTCGACCCCGCCCTCATCTCCCCGCTGCACGAGTCAgtcgatggcgatggcgacgaGCGGTCGCCCGCGCGCAACTACTACGAGCCCGAGCGGAGCCCTTATGCTAGGTCGGAGAAGACGATGgccgcctctgccgccgccggtagcgcggcggcggcgccagggaaGAAGGCCGGGCCGCGCAAGCTCAAGTTCCTGGGCAACATCAAGAAGCTGCTCCCAGGCGGCAAGAGAGGCCACTCAAgccacgggcacgggcacgccggccgcgacagcagcaggaaggcgccggcgccgagcgatGAGTACCTCGAGAAGGCCATGCAGTGGCTGTCGGCCCACGACGCGTTCGACGGCGGTGACCACTCGTACGAGAGCACGCCGCTGTCGTCGTGCGCGCGCACGCCGCTGAGCAGCGTGACGACCGCCACGACGGCGGACtcgcgcgcccgcggcggcggcggccacagcGAGCGCGGGGAGACGAcgacgcgggcggaggcggggccgACGATGGCACGGTCGAGGAGCGACGCCGGCAGGTCGTACGGGCGGGAGGCGAGCCGGTACCACGCGCTCAGGCCGGAccacccggccggcggcgggatcgAACCGGACGGGTCTCGTGCGCCGGAGAAGCGTGAGCCGAGGAGGCGGTCGGAGGAGCTGAGGAGCCCGGCGGTGGCGTGA